A part of Azospirillum thermophilum genomic DNA contains:
- a CDS encoding ABC transporter substrate-binding protein, which yields MTVRRGLRSAMLAAAMTLAALPAAAATKISFYYPVAVGGPITKLIDDYVAGFEKENPDVKVEPVYSGSYQDTITKVLTAMKGGDAPQVAVILSTDMYTLIDEDAIVPFEEMAKSADDKAFLAAFYPAFMENSRTGGKTWGIPFQRSTIVMYWNKEAFKEAGLDPEKPPQSWDEMARMAARLTKRDANGNVTQWGVQIPSSGFPYWLFQALTTENDVRLMNEAGTETYFDKPQVVEALQYWVDLAAKQKVHPPGIVEWGTTPKDFFERKVAMMWTTTGNLTNVRKNAPFPFGVAMLPEKARRGSPTGGGNFYVFKSAKPEQRDAAFRFVKWMTTPERAARWGIDTGYVAVRPDAWETPAMKAYVADFPAAAVARDQLPHATAELSTHDNQRVTKALNDGLQAALTGAKPPRQAMEDAQKEADRILKAYR from the coding sequence ATGACGGTTCGGCGGGGACTGCGGTCGGCGATGCTGGCCGCCGCGATGACGCTGGCAGCGCTGCCGGCGGCGGCGGCGACCAAGATCAGCTTCTATTATCCGGTCGCGGTCGGCGGCCCGATCACCAAGCTGATCGACGATTACGTCGCGGGCTTCGAGAAGGAGAATCCCGACGTCAAGGTCGAGCCGGTCTATTCCGGCAGCTATCAGGACACCATCACCAAGGTCCTGACCGCGATGAAGGGCGGCGACGCCCCGCAGGTGGCGGTGATCCTGTCGACCGACATGTACACGCTGATCGACGAGGACGCGATCGTCCCCTTCGAGGAGATGGCGAAGTCGGCGGACGACAAGGCCTTCCTGGCGGCCTTCTACCCGGCCTTCATGGAGAACAGCCGCACCGGCGGCAAGACCTGGGGCATCCCGTTCCAGCGCTCCACCATCGTCATGTACTGGAACAAGGAGGCCTTCAAGGAGGCCGGCCTCGATCCGGAGAAGCCGCCGCAGAGCTGGGACGAGATGGCGCGGATGGCGGCCAGGCTGACCAAGCGCGACGCCAACGGCAACGTCACGCAGTGGGGCGTGCAGATCCCGTCCTCCGGCTTCCCCTACTGGCTGTTCCAGGCGCTCACCACCGAGAACGACGTCCGGCTGATGAACGAGGCCGGCACCGAGACCTATTTCGACAAGCCGCAGGTGGTCGAGGCGCTGCAGTATTGGGTCGACCTCGCCGCCAAGCAGAAGGTCCACCCGCCGGGCATCGTCGAATGGGGCACGACGCCGAAGGACTTCTTCGAGCGCAAGGTCGCCATGATGTGGACGACCACCGGCAACCTGACCAACGTGCGCAAGAACGCGCCCTTCCCGTTCGGCGTCGCCATGCTGCCGGAGAAGGCGCGCCGCGGCAGCCCGACCGGCGGCGGCAACTTCTACGTCTTCAAGTCGGCCAAGCCGGAGCAGCGTGACGCCGCCTTCCGCTTCGTCAAGTGGATGACCACGCCGGAGCGCGCCGCCCGGTGGGGCATCGACACCGGCTATGTCGCCGTCCGCCCGGACGCCTGGGAGACGCCGGCGATGAAGGCCTACGTCGCCGACTTCCCCGCCGCGGCCGTCGCCCGCGACCAGCTTCCCCACGCCACCGCCGAGCTGTCGACCCACGACAACCAGCGCGTCACCAAGGCGCTGAACGATGGGCTGCAGGCGGCGCTGACCGGTGCCAAGCCGCCGCGCCAGGCGATGGAGGACGCGCAGAAGGAGGCCGACCGCATCCTGAAGGCCTACCGGTAA
- the phnX gene encoding phosphonoacetaldehyde hydrolase encodes MSFTYTRRYTGPLQGVVLDWAGTTVDFGCLAPAGAFMEAFRQAGVEITLEQARGPMGMAKWHHIQAVTRMPAVAAAWTATHGRGPTDADVDRLYEIFLPLQVGVVERHADVIPGAVAAVAAMRERGLKIGSTTGYPRPVMEVVQRVAASQGYAPDLVVCAGETPAGRPGPAMALKCVIELGISPVEACVKIGDTVVDVEEGLNAGMWTIALVDTGNEVGVPLPEWTALPEGRREALRRPAADRLRRAGAHYVVGSLAEAVPLLDAIEARLARGEKP; translated from the coding sequence ATGAGCTTCACCTACACCCGCCGCTACACCGGTCCGCTGCAGGGCGTCGTCCTCGACTGGGCCGGCACGACCGTCGATTTCGGCTGCCTCGCCCCGGCCGGCGCTTTCATGGAGGCCTTCCGGCAGGCCGGCGTCGAGATCACTCTGGAGCAGGCCCGCGGCCCGATGGGCATGGCCAAGTGGCACCATATCCAGGCGGTCACCCGCATGCCCGCCGTCGCCGCGGCCTGGACGGCGACGCACGGACGCGGTCCGACCGACGCCGACGTCGACCGGCTCTACGAGATCTTCCTGCCGCTGCAGGTCGGCGTCGTCGAACGCCATGCCGATGTGATCCCCGGCGCCGTGGCGGCCGTGGCGGCGATGCGCGAGCGCGGTCTGAAGATCGGCTCGACCACCGGCTATCCCCGCCCGGTGATGGAGGTGGTGCAGCGGGTCGCCGCGTCGCAGGGCTATGCGCCGGACCTCGTGGTCTGCGCCGGCGAGACGCCGGCCGGCCGGCCCGGCCCGGCAATGGCGCTGAAATGCGTGATCGAGCTGGGCATCTCGCCGGTCGAGGCCTGCGTGAAGATCGGCGACACGGTGGTGGACGTCGAGGAGGGGCTGAACGCCGGCATGTGGACCATCGCGCTCGTCGACACCGGCAACGAGGTCGGCGTGCCGCTTCCCGAATGGACCGCCCTGCCGGAGGGGCGCCGCGAGGCCCTGCGCCGGCCGGCGGCCGACCGGCTGCGCCGGGCCGGCGCCCATTACGTGGTCGGCAGCCTCGCCGAAGCCGTTCCGCTGCTCGATGCCATCGAGGCGCGGCTGGCGCGGGGCGAGAAGCCGTGA
- a CDS encoding ABC transporter ATP-binding protein, translating into MPIQHSIELDQVTKRWGATAAVDSVTLTADAGQMLVLLGPSGCGKSTTLRLIAGLDTLSSGRIHIGGTEVTDLPPARRRISMVFQSYALFPHLSVAENILFGLKIRKVPAAERDERLRWAADLLGLGRLLDRRPSQLSGGQQQRVALGRAIVAKAPVCLMDEPLSNLDAQLRHEMRREIRALQQRLGITMLYVTHDQTEAMSMADQVVLMNAGRVEQAGAPEALYDRPASVFVARFVGTPPMNLFRLPQVPGVTLGVRPEAVLLDAAGPVEATVADTDYHGADTVVACRIGGGDGETQTIAVRMAGRAGVTAGMPVRLSWSPEDLHAFDAGTGRRLPDGALADPAGCLTAAAR; encoded by the coding sequence ATGCCCATTCAGCACAGCATCGAACTCGACCAGGTCACCAAGCGCTGGGGAGCCACGGCCGCCGTCGATTCGGTGACGCTGACCGCCGACGCCGGGCAGATGCTGGTCCTGCTGGGGCCGTCCGGCTGCGGCAAGTCGACGACGCTGCGCCTGATCGCCGGGCTCGACACGCTGAGCAGCGGGCGCATCCATATCGGTGGCACCGAGGTCACCGACCTGCCGCCGGCCCGCCGGCGGATCTCCATGGTCTTCCAGTCCTACGCCCTGTTCCCCCACCTCTCGGTGGCGGAGAACATCCTGTTCGGACTGAAGATCCGCAAGGTCCCGGCGGCGGAGCGGGACGAGCGGCTGCGCTGGGCCGCCGACCTGCTGGGGCTGGGTCGGCTTCTCGACCGCCGGCCCTCGCAGCTTTCGGGCGGGCAGCAGCAGCGCGTGGCGCTCGGCCGCGCCATCGTCGCCAAGGCGCCGGTCTGCCTGATGGACGAGCCGCTGTCCAATCTCGACGCCCAGCTGCGGCACGAGATGCGGCGCGAGATCCGCGCGCTCCAGCAGCGGCTGGGCATCACCATGCTCTACGTCACCCACGACCAGACCGAAGCCATGAGCATGGCCGACCAGGTCGTGCTGATGAATGCCGGCCGGGTGGAACAGGCCGGGGCGCCGGAGGCGCTCTACGACCGTCCGGCCTCCGTCTTCGTGGCCCGCTTCGTCGGCACGCCGCCGATGAACCTGTTCCGCCTGCCGCAGGTCCCCGGCGTGACGCTCGGCGTCCGTCCGGAGGCGGTGCTGCTGGACGCCGCCGGTCCTGTCGAGGCGACCGTCGCCGACACCGATTACCACGGCGCCGACACGGTGGTGGCCTGCCGCATCGGCGGCGGGGACGGCGAGACGCAGACGATCGCCGTGCGCATGGCCGGGCGGGCCGGCGTGACGGCGGGAATGCCGGTACGGCTGTCCTGGTCGCCGGAGGACCTCCACGCCTTCGACGCCGGGACGGGGCGCCGCCTGCCGGACGGGGCGCTGGCCGACCCGGCCGGCTGTCTGACGGCGGCGGCGCGCTGA
- a CDS encoding carbohydrate ABC transporter permease, whose product MTDRRLTTHIHGWLLLLPAAVLLVAFTYYPAVASIWSSLHSTPKGARPARFVGLDQYATMVDDPVFWKSLVNNLLFALGTVPVSVALALLMALWVNGKIRGRTALRVAYFTPTILPMIAVANIWLFFYTPGYGLIDQITGLFGLPAQNWLGDRSTALPALMVVTVWKEAGFFMIFYLAALQGLSPSLREAAALEGASRWYIFRRITFPLLMPTTLFVLVNAVINAFRMVDLVVVMTRGGPDNSTALLLYHIYEVGFRYWDTGYAAALTTVLVGILMVLAVGQFVFLDRKVHYR is encoded by the coding sequence ATGACCGACCGCCGCCTCACCACGCACATCCATGGCTGGCTTCTGCTGCTTCCGGCGGCGGTGCTGCTGGTCGCCTTCACCTACTACCCGGCGGTCGCCTCGATCTGGAGCTCGCTGCATTCGACGCCCAAGGGGGCACGGCCGGCGCGCTTCGTCGGGCTCGACCAGTATGCCACCATGGTCGACGACCCCGTCTTCTGGAAGAGCCTGGTCAACAACCTGCTGTTCGCGCTCGGCACCGTGCCGGTCTCGGTGGCGCTGGCCCTGCTGATGGCGCTGTGGGTCAACGGAAAGATCCGCGGGCGCACGGCGCTGCGGGTGGCCTATTTCACGCCGACGATCCTGCCGATGATCGCCGTCGCCAACATCTGGCTGTTCTTCTATACGCCCGGCTACGGGCTGATCGACCAGATCACCGGACTGTTCGGCCTGCCGGCGCAGAACTGGCTGGGCGACCGCTCCACCGCGCTGCCGGCGCTGATGGTGGTGACGGTGTGGAAGGAGGCGGGCTTCTTCATGATCTTCTACCTCGCCGCCCTGCAGGGGCTGTCGCCCTCGCTGCGCGAGGCGGCGGCGCTGGAGGGGGCGTCGCGCTGGTACATCTTCCGCCGCATCACCTTCCCGCTGCTGATGCCGACCACGCTGTTCGTGCTGGTCAACGCGGTGATCAACGCCTTCCGCATGGTCGACCTCGTCGTCGTCATGACCCGCGGCGGCCCCGACAACAGCACGGCACTGCTGCTCTACCACATCTACGAGGTCGGCTTCCGCTATTGGGATACCGGCTACGCCGCGGCGCTGACGACGGTGCTGGTGGGGATCCTGATGGTGCTGGCGGTCGGGCAGTTCGTCTTCCTCGACCGCAAGGTGCATTACCGATGA
- a CDS encoding 2-aminoethylphosphonate--pyruvate transaminase, with translation MTFPPKDPFLLTPGPLTTSATVKQAMLRDWGSRDGAFIELNARIRNRLVEMIGGGGEFAAVPLQGSGTFAVEAMIGTLVPRTGKLLVLVNGAYGHRMVRIAEVIGRAVTMIETAEDLPVSPEALDRALAEDPAVTHVAVVQCETTSGILNPLQRVAEVTARHGRALLVDAMSAFGALPLDARETPLQAVAASSNKCLEGVPGTGFVLVRRTALEAARGNAHSLTLDLHDQWRGFEANAQWRFTPPTHVLAAFDQALSEHAAEGGVAGRGARYRENCRILVEGLRAMGFETLLPDALQAPVIVTVRMPADPAFDFPHFYERMRKRGYVLYPGKLTVADSFRIGCIGRLGAAEMRGALEAIRNTLAEMGVASGRP, from the coding sequence ATGACCTTCCCGCCCAAAGACCCCTTCCTCCTCACCCCCGGCCCGCTGACCACCTCGGCCACCGTCAAGCAGGCGATGCTGCGCGACTGGGGTTCGCGCGACGGCGCCTTCATCGAGCTGAACGCGCGCATCCGCAACCGGCTGGTGGAGATGATCGGCGGCGGCGGGGAGTTCGCCGCGGTGCCGCTCCAGGGCTCCGGCACCTTCGCGGTGGAGGCGATGATCGGCACGCTGGTGCCGCGCACGGGCAAGCTGCTGGTCCTGGTCAATGGCGCCTATGGTCACCGCATGGTGCGCATCGCCGAGGTGATCGGCCGCGCCGTCACGATGATCGAGACGGCGGAGGATCTCCCGGTATCGCCGGAGGCGCTCGACCGCGCGCTGGCGGAGGACCCTGCCGTGACCCATGTCGCGGTGGTCCAGTGCGAGACCACCTCGGGCATCCTGAACCCGCTGCAGCGCGTGGCGGAGGTCACTGCCCGCCATGGCCGCGCCCTGCTGGTCGACGCGATGAGCGCCTTCGGCGCCCTGCCGCTCGACGCGCGGGAGACGCCGCTCCAGGCCGTCGCCGCCTCCTCCAACAAGTGCCTGGAGGGAGTTCCCGGCACGGGCTTCGTGCTGGTCCGGCGGACGGCGCTGGAGGCGGCCAGGGGCAATGCCCATTCCCTGACGCTCGATCTGCACGACCAGTGGCGCGGCTTCGAGGCGAACGCCCAGTGGCGCTTCACCCCGCCCACCCATGTGCTGGCCGCCTTCGATCAGGCGTTGTCCGAACATGCCGCGGAGGGCGGCGTCGCAGGGCGCGGGGCGCGCTACCGCGAGAACTGCCGGATCCTGGTGGAGGGTCTGCGCGCCATGGGGTTCGAGACCCTGCTGCCCGACGCGCTGCAGGCGCCGGTCATCGTCACCGTCCGCATGCCGGCCGACCCCGCCTTCGACTTCCCGCACTTCTACGAGCGGATGCGCAAGCGCGGCTACGTCCTCTATCCCGGCAAGCTGACGGTCGCCGACAGCTTCCGCATCGGCTGCATCGGCCGGCTCGGTGCCGCCGAGATGCGCGGCGCGCTGGAAGCCATCCGCAATACGCTCGCCGAGATGGGCGTCGCATCGGGCAGGCCGTAA
- a CDS encoding carbohydrate ABC transporter permease, whose translation MTDRLFDMLETAGAWLLGILWVLPLLFALWTAFHPGAYAVRFDPAAPLTLENFASAWAAAPFPRYLLNTVALVTMILAGQLLLCTLAAYAFARFDFRGRQAAFLLVLLQLLLMPDALVVENYRSMHALGLVDSVAAMALPYMASAFGIFLLRQTFKTVPGELDDAARVEGAGTLGILWRVYVPLARPVYVAYGLVSISYHWNNFLWPLIITNSVTTRPLTVGLSVFASTDQGIDWSVITAATLMTAAPLLVAFLLFQRQFVQSFMRAGIR comes from the coding sequence ATGACGGACCGCCTGTTCGACATGCTGGAGACGGCAGGGGCCTGGCTGCTCGGGATCCTGTGGGTGCTGCCGCTGCTGTTCGCGCTGTGGACCGCCTTTCACCCCGGCGCCTACGCCGTCCGCTTCGACCCCGCGGCCCCGCTGACGCTGGAGAATTTCGCCAGCGCCTGGGCGGCGGCGCCCTTCCCGCGCTATCTGCTGAACACGGTGGCGCTGGTGACCATGATCCTCGCCGGCCAGCTCCTGCTGTGCACGCTGGCGGCCTATGCCTTCGCCCGCTTCGACTTCCGGGGACGGCAGGCGGCCTTCCTGCTGGTGCTGCTCCAGCTTCTGCTGATGCCCGACGCGCTCGTGGTGGAGAATTACCGCAGCATGCATGCGCTCGGCCTCGTCGACAGCGTCGCGGCGATGGCATTGCCCTACATGGCGTCGGCCTTCGGCATCTTCCTGCTGCGCCAGACCTTCAAGACGGTGCCGGGCGAGCTCGACGACGCGGCACGGGTGGAGGGGGCCGGCACGCTGGGCATCCTGTGGCGGGTCTATGTGCCGCTCGCCCGTCCGGTCTACGTCGCCTACGGGCTGGTGTCGATCAGCTACCACTGGAACAACTTCCTGTGGCCGCTGATCATCACCAATTCGGTCACCACCCGGCCGCTGACCGTCGGGCTGTCGGTCTTCGCCTCCACCGACCAGGGGATCGACTGGTCGGTCATCACCGCCGCGACCCTGATGACCGCCGCCCCGCTGCTGGTCGCCTTCCTGCTGTTCCAGCGCCAGTTCGTCCAGAGCTTCATGCGCGCCGGCATCCGCTGA
- a CDS encoding NAD(P)/FAD-dependent oxidoreductase, with amino-acid sequence MTLPATADVVIVGGGILGLSIAWHLTRRDTRRVLLLERNAPAASATSRAAALLTRARSDRATAALVRRTYDAIAELEAELGEPLDLRRVGTLHVAGSPATLAPLEALMAAADGEAVEWLDAAEAARRVPWLAAETVLRAAFMPADGFLDPYRLADAYGRAARRRGALLRSGVTVTGLRTAAGRITGVDTDRGAVAAPLVVDAAGAWAGTLAWTARVGLPQAPVRSQYWITAPDPRLFPPDHPVTVLPDAGAYARPELGCLLFGLRGRTSFVLDPRLLPDRIDGLDLGDSDGGWETLAEGAERLARVFPAVMDTGIAHYVSGLSTYTPDGRFNLGPVPGLPGLLVASGCCGAGIAASGGIGQAVADLAAEGRTAFDLAAFDPGRLGNPAPADPALLAACAAARSGKTAG; translated from the coding sequence GTGACCCTGCCGGCCACCGCCGACGTGGTGATCGTCGGCGGCGGAATCCTGGGGCTGTCCATCGCGTGGCACCTGACGCGCCGCGACACCCGGCGAGTCCTGCTGCTGGAGCGCAATGCGCCGGCGGCGTCGGCCACCAGCCGGGCGGCGGCCCTGCTGACCCGCGCGCGGTCCGACCGCGCCACCGCCGCCCTCGTCCGCCGCACCTACGACGCCATCGCGGAGCTGGAAGCCGAACTCGGCGAACCGCTCGACCTCCGCCGGGTCGGCACGCTGCATGTCGCGGGCTCCCCCGCCACGCTGGCGCCCCTGGAGGCGCTGATGGCGGCGGCCGATGGCGAAGCCGTGGAGTGGCTGGATGCGGCGGAGGCGGCGCGGCGGGTCCCCTGGCTCGCCGCGGAGACGGTGCTGCGCGCCGCCTTCATGCCGGCGGACGGCTTCCTCGACCCCTACCGGCTGGCCGACGCCTACGGCCGGGCAGCCCGCCGCCGCGGCGCCCTCCTTCGCAGCGGGGTCACGGTGACCGGGCTGCGGACCGCCGCCGGTCGGATCACCGGAGTGGACACCGACCGGGGAGCGGTCGCCGCCCCGCTGGTGGTCGATGCGGCGGGAGCCTGGGCAGGGACGCTGGCCTGGACGGCCCGGGTGGGCCTGCCGCAGGCCCCGGTACGCAGCCAGTACTGGATCACCGCGCCCGATCCGCGGCTGTTCCCGCCGGACCATCCGGTGACCGTGCTGCCCGATGCCGGCGCCTATGCACGGCCGGAACTGGGGTGCCTGCTGTTCGGCCTGCGCGGCCGCACCTCCTTCGTGCTCGACCCGCGCCTGCTGCCCGACCGCATCGACGGTCTCGACCTCGGCGACTCCGATGGCGGCTGGGAGACGCTGGCCGAGGGGGCGGAGCGGCTGGCCCGCGTCTTTCCGGCGGTGATGGACACCGGCATCGCCCATTACGTGTCGGGCCTCTCCACCTACACGCCGGACGGCCGGTTCAACCTGGGGCCGGTGCCCGGCCTGCCGGGCCTGCTGGTGGCGAGCGGCTGCTGCGGCGCGGGCATCGCCGCGTCCGGCGGCATCGGACAGGCCGTCGCCGACCTGGCGGCAGAGGGGCGCACCGCCTTCGACCTCGCGGCGTTCGATCCGGGCCGGCTGGGCAACCCCGCCCCGGCGGACCCCGCCCTGCTGGCCGCCTGTGCCGCGGCGCGCTCGGGCAAGACGGCCGGCTGA